The Maridesulfovibrio sp. genomic sequence GGACTGTCGATCGCACTCCCGGAGAGATTTGCCAAAATATCAGCAGGATCGCACGAGCCGATACGATCCACAATGGAGGCCCAGAGCAGAACCTGACTGTAGGCCGTGGCTAGAGGGTCCGACGAAATCCTATAGTCTATACCTTCAAGCTTGGACAAAAAAAGCTTGTTGGCAGGAGTATCAAGAGACTGAAAATATCCCCAACAAGCCAACAGCCCTTTAGGACGGTACGAAAGCATGGAGAATAAAATTTCACAGCAACTTAGTGAACAGATAAGATCAGGCTGAGTCAGGGAAGGGAAAGATTGAAGCTGCTCAAAAAAAGAAATATTTCCATAACCATTAATGGAATTTATGATCAGATCTGGGCGACTTTCGCTTAAGGCGTCAAAGACAGGATGAAAATCACTACAATTCAAAGGATGATAACTTTCATGTACGATGGCAGCATCTGTCTTTGTAAGCATAGATGCGATTAGTTTGTTCGCAGTGCGTGGAAAGACATAATCTGAACCTATCAAGGCTATCCGTTTCCTACCCATGGATAGAGCCCAGCGTATCATAGGAACAATCTGCTGATTCATACAGCTGCCAGTGTAAACAATATTCGAAGATTGCTCCAACCCTTCATACTGAACAGGATACCAAAGAAGGGAGCCCTCCTGCTCAACAACCGGCTTCACCTTCTTACGCGATGCGGAAGTCCAACACCCGAAGAGGGAACGGACTCCCCTGTTGCATATAAGTTTTTCCGCCTCTAATCCGAAATCAGCGGCTTCTTCTAGCCTTTCACCAACATAGGGGCGCACTTGTCGACCGAGAAGCCCCCCTCGCGCGTTAATTTCATTAACAGCTAAAAGAGCCGCGTCAATCAACATACGTTCACTACTGGCCATCGGTCCATCTAGAGAGTGAAGAATACCAATGGGAATATCGGATGGCATCGTAACTCCTTATATGTATGCAAAAAGTTGTATATATTATAGGCTATTATGCTGTATTGACTGTCAACTTTCAGGTTTTGCCAAGTCCATGTTCATATATTTGAGCAAGCTCAGAGGTGTAGTTCCATAGGTTAAAATTGAAAAGTTTTAAATCAGGCAAAGATTACTCCAGTTAATTTGTTTTCAAGTAACGATGGATTTCGTAGTGCATATTTTATATGCTAGAACACAGTCTATCATTTTACTATAGGTATATGAAGCACAATGCTGAGGTTATTAGCAATTGAGAGCACAACAACAGATAATATTTTAGATATAATATGTGACTGGGAAGAAATGATGCAAAATAAAATACGAGTTATTTTTGTTGATGACGAACCGAATGTCTTGGGAGCTATCCGCCGCATGCTCCGCTTTAAGCGCAAAGAGTGGGAAATTGTCTTCGCTGAGTCGGGAACAGAGGCTCTTGCCTTGTTTGAGGAAAAGCCCTTTGATGTTATTGTTTCAGACATACGAATGCCCGGTATGGACGGAGCTGAGCTTTTGCAACTAATCAAGCAAAACTATCATAAGACAATCCGTATCGCTTTATCCGGTCAAGTGGGGCTGGATGAAGTTGTTCGCACTATCCGCTCTGTACACCAATATATATCCAAACCCTGCGATGCTAGGGATCTTGCGGAGAAAATAGAAGGGACCCTGAAATCAAGATACATATTGAATGACCCTGTTATGCAAGAATTAGTTGCCGAAATTGAAACGCTTCCCGTCCTTCCCCATGTTTTCCAATCTGTTGAAAAAGAATTGGCTTCTCCGGAACCTTCAATAAAAGAAATTGCCGAACTGATATCCATGGATGTCGGGCTGGTTGCCAAGATTATTAAGCTGATCAATTCTCCATATTTCGGGCTACCTTCACAGGTGGATTCAATATTACAGGCTATCACGATGCTCGGTCTTGAAACAATTCGGGCTTTAATTGTAGGAACGCATCTGTTTTCAATGTATGATACTGAATCCCTACCTGGTTTTTCTTTGAGTATGCTATGGGAGCATAGTTTCAGAGTTTCAAACATTGCGAAAAGTATTGCTGAATATGAAGGTCTCGAAAGAAGTTTCGTCGTTGAGGCTCGCATGACAGGGCTGCTTCATGATGTCGGCAAATTGGTTCTGGCTAGCTCATTCCCCAAGCGATACAGAAAAGTTTTGGAAATAGTAGCAGGAGAAAACCTTTCTATATTTAATGCCGAATTAAAAGTATTTGGAACAACTCATGCACAAATAGGTGCTTACCTAATGGGGCTATGGGGTATGTCTGGTGAAGTTGTTTACGGAATAGGATATCATCACACTTACGAGAAGTTTGATATGAGTGTGCCAATGCTGGTGTCTGTTGCGAATATGATTGATCATCAGTGCATAATAATTAATGAAAAATACAACAAAATTGTGGTAGAAAAAAATATGTTGCATGGAGTTGGAGGGATAAAGCTTGAGGAATGGATTTCGCATATTGCGGATAATTGGGAAGGTATTGTGAAATTCAATATTCTGGATAAAGAGATGATAAATCTTTTAAGAGCATAGGATAAAGAAATGAAACATCGAATTCTGCTAGTTGATGATGAACCTAATATCTTGTCCTCTTTGAAAAGACAGTTGCGTACGTATTACGATGTTCATACCGCGGATGATCCTGAAAAAGCTCTCGGATATTTAAAAAAGGGAAAACCCTTTTCCGTGGTCATCTCTGACTATAGAATGCCTCAAATGAACGGGATAGAACTCCTCAAGGAAGTAAAGTCACGCAGCCCGGAAACGACCCGTATGATACTTACCGGTTATGCCGATCTGGATAACGCTATCATGGCGGTAAACGACGGACATGTATTCAGGTTTTTGACTAAGCCATGCGAGAAAGAGACTCTGCTTGAAAATATTAGTGAAGCCGCGAAGCAGTATGATTTGATTACGAGTAAACGAATTTTATTGGAACAAACCCTGAAAGGCAGTGTCGAGTTGCTGACCGAGATAACATCACTCGTAAATCCCCAAGCCAGTGAACGTATCAGCAGGGTCCGAAGATATGTTAAGTACCTAGCTCAAAAAAAAGAGATTAAGGCTCTCTGGCGGTTTGACATCGCCGCAATGCTTTCTCAACTGGGGCTTCTAATACTCCCTCCGGGGACTATGGAGGCGTATATTGCGGGTAAAAAGCTTACGGCTGAACAGATGCAACTTTTTGAAATGCACCCAGTAGTGGCCAAAGACCTAGTTGCAAAGTTACCCAGAATGCAAAGTATTGCTGAAATGATCGCATACCAATTAAAAGGTTTTGACGGCTCTGGAACTCCAAGAGATGGGGTTGAGGGTGAAGACATTCCACTTGGAGGAAGAATTTTAAGAATTGCACTTGATTACGATCTTTATCTTCATCTGTATGGAAACCAGCGTGCTGCATTTGGAAAACTTGAAGAGCAGGCCCAAGTATATGACCCTGAACTTCTATACTATATGGAAGGAATGCTTGGAGTTGAAGCCCGTTATGAAGTGAAATCCCTAACGATAAAGGAACTTTATCCCGGAATGATTCTGTATGAAGATGTTCTATCAGACAAGGGCGCTATGCTTCTGAGAAAAAGCCTTGAATTGGATAAAGACAAAATTGATCGTATCCATATGTTTGCCCATAAAGTCGGTGTTACTGAGCCTATCAGTGTACTTGTTTAGGCCTGACGCAGTGCAAACGCTATCTGTTCATCGCTAAATTTACTTTTCTTCACGGCAAACTCCTTACTGTGACAATAGGTTGGTTTGCCAAAAATCTCTATTTTTAATTGGTCCAGCTTATTGGGAAGACGTCATAACCCCAAAACAGCAAGGGACGCCCTGCGTGGTTATCTGCCGAACGAATCTCTCCTTAAATGAAACTTACGCCCTAAAATGATTACATATATATCAATTGTACCTTCTTTGTTTTTGTCGCATTAACTACAAAAATCAAAGGAGAAACTATATATGAAACTCAATTTCGCTATTAAAACATTTTTGCAGTATTGTTCATTAGAAAGATCACTCTCCTCATTAACATTGCAAGCCTACAGAAAAGACCTATCTCAATTTAGTGAGACAATAGATTTAAATAATATTGAATTAGTAAAAATCGACAAAGAATCTATAAGAACATATCTATCAAACATAAATCATGATTATAAACCAAAAACACTAAAAAGAAAGCTTGCTACACTAAAGTCCTTTTTTAACTTCCTTGAAAGAGAAGACTTAATCCCATTCTCTCCATTTAGAAAATTACATATTAAAATCGATAGATCAAAAGAACTACCTAAAATAATAAAAGAGACATCTCTATCTAGAATTTTAAAATATGCGTATCTGGAGAAACAAAAATTTGATCATAAAAGCAAAGCATATAGAGAAATCACACGAGACATATGTGTAATAGAATTATTATTTGCTACTGGGATCAGAGTCTCTGAATTATGCAGTATTTCACCATCTGAAATAGATTTAAAGAATAAGAAATTAATCATAAATGGGAAAGGGAATAAACAAAGATTAATCCCTCTTTGTGAAAACAAATCTTTGAAAATTTTAAAAGAATACAGCCTGCTTTATCAATATGCACTACATGATTCTACATCGTTTTTTCTAAATAGGGACCTCAAACCACTCTCCGATCAATCCGTTAGGAGAATTATCAAAAAATACAGTGAAATTGCAGGCGTTACCGAAAACATCACCCCACACATGTTCCGCCACACCATCGCGACGATGCTACTCGAAAACGGAGTAGATATAAGAAACATACAAATATTACTGGGACATAGTTCACTGTCAGTCACAGAAATATACACTCATGTGAGCCTCTCTTCTCAGCGAGATATACTCGCGAAAAAACATCCAAGGAGGAAAATTAGGTAGGATAGAAGTATCGATAACTAAAAATTATAGATCACATACATACTAATAGGTGTCAAATTTTGTGCAATTAAAAGAAGCATTAAAATTACTGCGTAAAAACCGCGTCGTAGCTATTTACGGTAGAAGCGGAGTTGGGAAATCGCATTTTGCGCTAACTCTAGGGGAAAAAGCAGGTAAGCAGATAAATGCAAAGGTTGCAGGGGTGACAGGGGATCAATTTCGTCAGCATGCATCCTTTCATCCTTTTGAACAGCAGAACTATCTAGATTCTTTACGCAAATCAAAAGACGAAATTCTTCAATTCGGCTCAGTCGCACTAGGAGCTGTTGTTCCGTGTTCCAAAATCTTTTATTCGTTTTATAAATTAATTAAAAAGCTATTTGTCTCGCAAAGGACTGCATCTACTGGTTTTACCCAAGAAGAAATAGAAGGAGCGCGTAGCTTCGCTACTAAGTCATCAGAAGAAAGAATATTTATTTTCGATAATTTCCATTTCTGGGATAGTAAGTCTCTCGATTTCGCCAGAAAGATAATTCTGACCAGAAATAAAATGAAGACATATATTATAATTGTCTGGACAGAATACGACGTAATTCAAAGTGTTAATTCTTATCATTCAGTTATAGAAGGATTTTTATTTGATCTAAAATTTCATTTCAAAGGATTGCCAGACAATGAACTTCAGCGACTTTTTTTAAATGATCTCTCCTCTGATCATGCGGCTACTATTTTAGACTGCGCTGGAGCGAATATTCCACTTATTAAACGGTTAGCGCAATTGGCAAAGGATCATACGAATAATTCGGGTATAAATGATATCCTGAGCAATGCAGCTGTTGAAATAAAAGTAGAAAGCTTGTTTGCGGTCTCAGAGATTGCTCAAGAGCAACGGGCTCTTGGATCTCTTGCTACTCTTGGATCTGGGACACCTTTGCGAGATATCGCATGCTCGCTGGATCTATCGGTAGATGAAGTGTGCCCTATCCTTGAATGGGGAATTCAACATGATTTGATAAACGTTCTGGATTCACACCAAGTCGTTTTTATTCATGACTTATATCAACGACTTTTTGACACTCCAGCCATTCTCACTCCCAAGTTTTTACATAGAATTAATTTATGCTGTTCACTTGGATTACCAGACGAATATGAGAAGAGATTGGCTATCTCTTGCAGAGGGAGCAATAGAGATTATACTTTATCTCTAGCTATTTCTTTTATTAGGCAGCACATTCTTAGTTGGAATGAAGGGAAATCGGATATAAAATGTGAACTTAATCGAATTCATCAGGTTATGAAAGGAAAGTATGCATTAGAAATACAAAATTTATATACAGTAATATCCGAGATTCTTAGACATGCTTCAAATGGTAGGTATGCTGAAGCTGCATCAATCGTATCGTTCACAAACATTGCCACTTCACCTGAAATATACGTTGAAGAAGTTGTTGTTTTTTCTCATTATGCATACATGTCTCGCGACAATTCTTTAAGGCTTTCGGCTATTGAGAAGTTAATGTCGGTTCGTGAAGTTGCCCAAAAGGAAGCAGAGAGATCTTTCATTGTTTCAACAATGCTTACTTATGGCTTGTCACTTGAAAATAGACTGAAAGAAGCCACAGCAGTTCTGGCTGAAGAAGAATCTAGATTAATTTCTTCTGCTGATCGTTTTCATGAAGCATTTTATTATATAGCGATATGTGAGCGGATCTCTTTGTCTTGTTATGGTAATGATCTGGCCCGTTTAAGGTTGGAGAGATCTTTTTCCAGTCTTGAGAGTAAATTTTATGAAGATGGATATTTGAAGCGCCCTGACGAAATTATTAAATGTGCAACAAATCTTTGTTCAGCATACATTATAGGTAATTCGGTCGAGCGAGCACACAAGGTAATCAATTCAGCACAGGCAATATCTCAAACAATTGATTTCAGTTGGTCTACAGCCCCAAGTTTTCTTTTAAATAACGAGATGGTTGTGAATATACATATGGGAAAAGCCGACTATGAGAAATATGCAAATTCATGGATGCTTCTTGCTGGACGAAATATACACGCAAAATTGTTTTTTCTCATAAATGCTCTTGCGTGCTTTTTGGAGACAGAATCCTGTCAACTCGGAAGTTTATCTATCAACAAAGTAATTGAGAAAATACTATTCTCACTAGCCGATAGCAAAGATTTGGAATCATTTATAGCTTACATGGCGCATGTTACAATATGGCAGACTTTGATTTGCCTTAATCTAGAAGGAAATAAACACTTACACCTTAAGGAAGCTACAAAGTTTGTTTCTGAAATTCCATATGTAAATGGCGATTACTTTAGAGTGCGTCATGATGCTCTTGTTGAATCAGCTAAGAAATTGAAAGAGGTACACATGATTAAATGGCAAAAAGCTGCGTTTGACAAAATTCCAATACATACTTTGCCGTACTTCTATAGACGTATTGCTCATTTTAACCCGATAGAACACTGGCTTCCATACTAGTTTTTTTAGCTAAGATTCGTTGTATATTTAGGGCTAGCATTAATTCCCAAGCGTCAAAATTAGCTCCCGATGCTTTCAATGACTGAGAAATGGCATGCCCTTCACCTAATCCTGGGACTTCAGCCATATCGAAGAGTCTAGGAGTTCCTAAAGAATCAATCCTAAAATCCATTCGTGAAATAATATCGATATTAAGCCATTCCATAGCCTCAGCTGCAATTTTTGAAATTTTATGTGATATTTTTGCAGAAGAAAAAGGTTGAAAATAATGTTTTTTCAACGTGTTCAATTTAAACCCAATGGGTCTTCCAACTGACCATTCAGGTGTTTTAATTTTAATCTCCATAGGAGTGAAAACTAAATAATTTGAAAACAATTTAAAAACAGGGGTATATATTTCAGGACCCTCAATGAACTCCTGAACTATCAGTTCATCTAAATATGTTTCATCACATATTTTGATACATTCTTCTTCAACTTCCTGAATGCTTTTATTTTTCAGTACAGGCTCATTTGATACTCCTAGCCCCCATGCTTCGGTGTTATTTTTTATGATTAAATCAATCCCGCTTTCAGGGCTAATAGACGATATCCAGCCTTCCTTCTTTTTAAATAACCAACTGCGGGGAGTAGGTATGCCATTGGATTGTAGTATAGTGGTAGAAAGGTACTTGTTCCACCCCAGAACTCGACCCGTAACTCCTGAATTTGAATAGTTTATAGAGCGAAGATCACAGATAATTGGTAACAAACATCTAATACCTTCAGTTGTAGAACTTTTCCCACCGCTGTATGCAATTTGAATTGGCTTGGTCCAATCAATCGCCTGAGTAGAAACTCCGGCAAGAAAATCAGAGTCAGAAAGGTATAGACTATGCGAGAAACCAAGCTCAGCGATCCTCAACAAGGCAATATTCGTTTTAGCCTCTGAATCGGCCCGAAATGAAATATGCGCATGTTCATCCTGATCAGTTTTTCTAACTGAATTGTCTAGGTTTGCTATGTAATGAATATTAGTTTGCTTGAAGTAGGGCCTTGTGGACTCAATGATTTTTTCTGCTTCAGCTACCGCCTCTGATCCAATAAAAATTCTACTCATAATTTTTAGTTATTTTAAAGTTTATATTACTCAACAAATCAGTTGCTCATTAATTAAACTCAAACAACAGGAGTTATATTATCTTAAAAACAACGTCAAAGCCTTTTTAAATAATCATAAAATGATATTTATACATTTATATCCTGCCCCCTTCCTTACTTTATCTTTTAATCTGCCGTGAAGCCTTACGCCCAATCTCATTCCCAAAAACCTTAACATTCCGCCCAAACATCATCCGCGCAAATCCCTGCGCTACCTGTGCCGCTCCCGGATCATTCACGCTGAAGAAAATCTTATCGCCATTGTCTTTGACCATGGAACCATTCTTCAGTGTATAGAGCACGTTTCCGGAGGAATCTACACGCCAGGTCATATTATCCAGATTACGCTTTCTCGGATCGTCCGTGCGCTTGGCCTCCTCGGCCTGCAACTGGAGCATTTTGGAAATGGATAACAGCCTGCGCTTATCCTTCCAAGCCAGATTAGAATCAGTTCTGAACTGACTCTGTTTGAGCTTCAGGTCAGATACTTTTGATTCTGGGGTATTAAACACAGGTGAAGGATTGCTTTGGATCGGCTCCTTCTTCGACCGCAGGACCTTCAGGGCGATTTCATCACCACTCGCAGCCTTCCATTTCAAGAAATCGTTCCAGCGGTTAAACGGAGTTTGCTCACGCAGCTCCGCGCGCTTTCCGAACATTTCCTTTTTGAGTGCTTCGATAGCCTCTGTCTTTCTGCCGGCAGCAAGAGCAATTAGCCGGCTACGGTCTTTGATTCTAAGTTTTTTGTCATTCTTAAGAGCTTTGATCTTGCCGTCCCAATAGGAACTGGCCTGCTTCCAGCGACCATCCTGCTCCTCACGTAGATTCTCATAATCCTTTTTCCTGCCGGCAACAGCGGCACGGTATTCAGCATACAGTTCACTGCGGTGCTTGTGCAGTGGACGGGCAACGTATCTATCCTTCTCGCTGACCACGATCCCCTTGGTATACTGGTAGTGGCCGAGCTGCGCCTCAAGCTTGGACTTGGTAAAATTCCGATCAAGCCGGCTAGCTTTAATGGCCGTCTTGGAATGACGGTCCTTTATGCTGCAACCATTCCCGCGCAGACGGACTTCAATCCCGATCGCAGCAAGAGACATATGGAATTGGTGCCAGTCCTGCGCCTGATCCAAAGACTTCAAGATAAAGTCCTTGCGTTCCTTCACGTATGAATCAAAGGACTGCTGGCCGGAATGCGCCTCATAGGTCGTTGCACGGTCATTACTGCGCTTGGGCTCCTGATCTTTCTTCCTACCATTATCGAACTTCAGGGCGAACTTCTGCTCCAACTCACGGTGCAGCCGGTCGCGCTTGTAAAAATCTCGATAAGGCTCGTAGCGGGTCAGCTTCTCCGGATGAATCATATTATATGCGATGTGCATATGAATGTTGTTGGTATTCTTGTGGACACCGCAATGCCGCTGGTGCTCCTCAAAGCCCAAGGCCTTGGAGAACTCTTGCTCGATCTCTTTGAAATCCTTCTCCGTGAGGACGGATTCATCTTCCGGCCTGAAGGAAACTATCAGATGATAGGTCTTTTCCTTGCGAGTACGCTGATTCAGATCCTGAGTATCGAGAACCTCCTGAATCGCCAGCTCGTAATCTTCACCAGCCCAACAACCGGCGCACCACAACATCAAGGTCTTTTCACCCTTGTGCTTGGCATCGGCAATGTAATCGGCCAACCGCCGATAATTGTCATTCTGAGGCTTACAAGAAATCCTGCGGCTAATCATATTGTCCGAACCTTCTGAACTATTTCCTTCTGAAGCCGGCGGAGATCTTCCAGCAAAGCTTCAACATCCGTGCGGTGCTGGTCATCATCAAGAATCCACATTTTAAGCAGACCGCCCAAACGGCCCTGATCGGCATTGAGTTTTAGCAGCTCCAGACGAGCCTGCTGATCAGTACGGCTCTTGATTTCATGTCCCAGACAAACGGCCTTCGCAAAGGCAGACCGCGACAAACTGCACTGCTGTGCGGTCGCGCTGATCTGCGCGTATTCCTCTTTGGAAACGTAGGTTTTAATGACTTGCTTCTTTGAGGGCATTTGTCTTACCGGATTCATGGTTGATGCCTTCCCAGATAAGACTTACTGCGTGGGGAACATAAGATTTAGGCAGGCACTCCAGTGATTCAATGCACATGTCTCCACACAAATTAACAAGCAGCTCATCACGAGTGGACTGGCCGCAATAAGCCCAGTAATCAAGCAACCCGTTGACCGGAGACAAATCGTCTTTCGAACATATGTCCTTACCGCGCATTTTGGGCGGGACAATGCGCATACACATTCTGAGATAAGTCCATGCACTACTCATGGCCAAGGCATCCATTTCATAAAGATCAGGAACCCGGATAGCCCCTTCAATCTGCCTTTTGCCCTGCTCCCAGCTGATACCTTCCAAAAAACACCAGTAACGCGCTACACCCTCAAATGACCTTACTGCTTCAGGCGTTGCCTTCTTATACTGAATCTTCCCCTCCACCGGCGGGATCGTAAGCTTGGCTTCCATGGCATTGAAGGCTTCAAGAAACTTGATTTTCCATTCCATGGCCTTCTTACCGGTAAACCCCATGGCGAGGAGGGAGAAGCCGTCACGGGTC encodes the following:
- a CDS encoding response regulator codes for the protein MLRLLAIESTTTDNILDIICDWEEMMQNKIRVIFVDDEPNVLGAIRRMLRFKRKEWEIVFAESGTEALALFEEKPFDVIVSDIRMPGMDGAELLQLIKQNYHKTIRIALSGQVGLDEVVRTIRSVHQYISKPCDARDLAEKIEGTLKSRYILNDPVMQELVAEIETLPVLPHVFQSVEKELASPEPSIKEIAELISMDVGLVAKIIKLINSPYFGLPSQVDSILQAITMLGLETIRALIVGTHLFSMYDTESLPGFSLSMLWEHSFRVSNIAKSIAEYEGLERSFVVEARMTGLLHDVGKLVLASSFPKRYRKVLEIVAGENLSIFNAELKVFGTTHAQIGAYLMGLWGMSGEVVYGIGYHHTYEKFDMSVPMLVSVANMIDHQCIIINEKYNKIVVEKNMLHGVGGIKLEEWISHIADNWEGIVKFNILDKEMINLLRA
- a CDS encoding HD domain-containing phosphohydrolase, with translation MKHRILLVDDEPNILSSLKRQLRTYYDVHTADDPEKALGYLKKGKPFSVVISDYRMPQMNGIELLKEVKSRSPETTRMILTGYADLDNAIMAVNDGHVFRFLTKPCEKETLLENISEAAKQYDLITSKRILLEQTLKGSVELLTEITSLVNPQASERISRVRRYVKYLAQKKEIKALWRFDIAAMLSQLGLLILPPGTMEAYIAGKKLTAEQMQLFEMHPVVAKDLVAKLPRMQSIAEMIAYQLKGFDGSGTPRDGVEGEDIPLGGRILRIALDYDLYLHLYGNQRAAFGKLEEQAQVYDPELLYYMEGMLGVEARYEVKSLTIKELYPGMILYEDVLSDKGAMLLRKSLELDKDKIDRIHMFAHKVGVTEPISVLV
- a CDS encoding tyrosine-type recombinase/integrase: MKLNFAIKTFLQYCSLERSLSSLTLQAYRKDLSQFSETIDLNNIELVKIDKESIRTYLSNINHDYKPKTLKRKLATLKSFFNFLEREDLIPFSPFRKLHIKIDRSKELPKIIKETSLSRILKYAYLEKQKFDHKSKAYREITRDICVIELLFATGIRVSELCSISPSEIDLKNKKLIINGKGNKQRLIPLCENKSLKILKEYSLLYQYALHDSTSFFLNRDLKPLSDQSVRRIIKKYSEIAGVTENITPHMFRHTIATMLLENGVDIRNIQILLGHSSLSVTEIYTHVSLSSQRDILAKKHPRRKIR
- the traI gene encoding TraI/MobA(P) family conjugative relaxase; amino-acid sequence: MISRRISCKPQNDNYRRLADYIADAKHKGEKTLMLWCAGCWAGEDYELAIQEVLDTQDLNQRTRKEKTYHLIVSFRPEDESVLTEKDFKEIEQEFSKALGFEEHQRHCGVHKNTNNIHMHIAYNMIHPEKLTRYEPYRDFYKRDRLHRELEQKFALKFDNGRKKDQEPKRSNDRATTYEAHSGQQSFDSYVKERKDFILKSLDQAQDWHQFHMSLAAIGIEVRLRGNGCSIKDRHSKTAIKASRLDRNFTKSKLEAQLGHYQYTKGIVVSEKDRYVARPLHKHRSELYAEYRAAVAGRKKDYENLREEQDGRWKQASSYWDGKIKALKNDKKLRIKDRSRLIALAAGRKTEAIEALKKEMFGKRAELREQTPFNRWNDFLKWKAASGDEIALKVLRSKKEPIQSNPSPVFNTPESKVSDLKLKQSQFRTDSNLAWKDKRRLLSISKMLQLQAEEAKRTDDPRKRNLDNMTWRVDSSGNVLYTLKNGSMVKDNGDKIFFSVNDPGAAQVAQGFARMMFGRNVKVFGNEIGRKASRQIKR
- a CDS encoding plasmid mobilization protein, with translation MPSKKQVIKTYVSKEEYAQISATAQQCSLSRSAFAKAVCLGHEIKSRTDQQARLELLKLNADQGRLGGLLKMWILDDDQHRTDVEALLEDLRRLQKEIVQKVRTI
- a CDS encoding Rha family transcriptional regulator, whose amino-acid sequence is MNKKANKNGQISSAVELVMENNQPMASSLVVAELFEKQHKNVLQSINELEIPDDFRQLNFQPSSYVNKQNKEQPSFNMTRDGFSLLAMGFTGKKAMEWKIKFLEAFNAMEAKLTIPPVEGKIQYKKATPEAVRSFEGVARYWCFLEGISWEQGKRQIEGAIRVPDLYEMDALAMSSAWTYLRMCMRIVPPKMRGKDICSKDDLSPVNGLLDYWAYCGQSTRDELLVNLCGDMCIESLECLPKSYVPHAVSLIWEGINHESGKTNALKEASH